A single Halarcobacter anaerophilus DNA region contains:
- a CDS encoding GNAT family N-acetyltransferase: MVDKSYLEESEIINFSDSSLQSQAKNLSQNCNSDKEIAKNCFEYVLNEIHHSGDYKDEITTLKASDVLKYKTGWCYAKSHLLAALLRANKIPTGFCYQRLSCGEYKDNIYCLHGLNAVYLKDFGWYKIDARGNKKGVEAAFTPPFEKLAFELKEDEFDLATIYSKPLETVVETLQKNRSYEQMVNKLPLLDEFVRKAKVSDSEKLSLLTKSLTPFLFEEKLPKWFENELSVKSFEQRILSNEYQHFVYTKDNIILGFIAIKNKNHLYHLFVDKKYHKLGIANKLWQSVKTNLEVSDMIVNASLYAIKVYEALGFEICEEEKQYLQLKFQPMKYKSHICK, from the coding sequence ATGGTAGATAAAAGTTATTTAGAAGAGTCAGAAATTATAAATTTTTCTGATTCTTCCCTTCAAAGTCAGGCAAAAAATTTATCGCAAAATTGTAATAGTGATAAAGAGATAGCTAAAAACTGTTTTGAGTATGTACTTAATGAGATACATCACAGCGGAGATTATAAAGATGAAATTACAACTCTTAAGGCAAGTGATGTTTTAAAATATAAAACAGGTTGGTGTTACGCAAAATCTCATCTTCTAGCAGCACTTTTAAGAGCAAATAAAATCCCGACAGGATTTTGTTATCAAAGATTATCTTGTGGTGAATATAAAGATAATATTTATTGTCTTCACGGTTTAAATGCCGTTTATTTAAAAGATTTCGGCTGGTATAAAATAGATGCTAGAGGAAATAAAAAAGGCGTTGAAGCTGCTTTTACTCCACCTTTTGAAAAACTGGCTTTTGAATTAAAAGAAGATGAATTTGATCTGGCAACAATTTACTCAAAACCTTTGGAAACAGTGGTTGAAACTTTACAAAAAAACAGAAGTTATGAGCAGATGGTAAATAAGCTTCCACTTTTGGATGAGTTTGTAAGAAAAGCAAAAGTAAGTGATTCAGAAAAATTATCTTTATTAACAAAAAGCTTAACTCCTTTTTTGTTTGAGGAAAAACTTCCAAAATGGTTTGAAAATGAATTATCGGTAAAAAGCTTTGAGCAAAGAATTTTAAGTAATGAATATCAACATTTTGTTTATACAAAAGATAATATAATTTTAGGTTTTATTGCTATAAAAAACAAAAACCATCTTTATCATCTCTTTGTTGATAAAAAATACCATAAACTAGGTATCGCAAATAAACTTTGGCAGAGTGTGAAAACTAATCTTGAGGTGTCAGATATGATTGTAAATGCTTCTTTGTATGCAATAAAAGTTTATGAGGCTTTGGGCTTTGAAATTTGTGAAGAGGAAAAACAATATTTGCAGCTAAAATTTCAGCCAATGAAGTATAAATCTCATATTTGCAAATAA
- a CDS encoding carboxymuconolactone decarboxylase family protein gives MTHRINLKKEVFSMYEKLSSMEEELKKLILDAKIEEGFFHLLKLRASQINKCAYCVRLHTKDALSCGETIERISVIPAWEETEYFSSKERACLALVEEITTISEKQVPKEVYEEAIETLTKDEIVAVEWLAIVINSWNRLAISSRYIVKE, from the coding sequence ATGACACATAGAATTAATTTAAAAAAAGAAGTTTTTTCAATGTATGAAAAATTATCTAGTATGGAAGAGGAGTTAAAAAAGTTAATTTTAGATGCCAAAATAGAAGAGGGCTTTTTTCATCTTCTTAAATTAAGAGCTTCTCAGATAAACAAATGTGCCTATTGTGTAAGGTTACACACAAAAGATGCTTTATCCTGCGGTGAAACTATTGAAAGAATCAGCGTAATACCTGCATGGGAAGAGACAGAGTATTTTTCATCAAAAGAGAGAGCTTGTTTAGCTTTAGTTGAAGAGATTACGACAATAAGTGAAAAGCAAGTACCAAAAGAAGTCTATGAAGAAGCAATAGAAACTTTGACAAAAGATGAAATAGTTGCAGTTGAATGGCTGGCTATTGTGATAAATAGTTGGAATAGATTGGCAATATCAAGTAGATATATAGTGAAGGAATAG
- a CDS encoding YbhB/YbcL family Raf kinase inhibitor-like protein → MKKLCFTFFCTIGLLFGEGFTLTSSDIQGQLSKEQVFNGFGCKGDNISPKLSWENAPKGTKSFALTVYDPDAPTGSGWWHWVVFDIPKDKMSLKKGFGNSEDKTIIQSITDYGKTGFGGACPPIGDKPHRYIFTVYALDIDSLGLDKNANAAHVGFMLNAHTLAKASIISYYGR, encoded by the coding sequence ATGAAAAAATTATGTTTTACTTTTTTTTGTACTATAGGATTATTATTCGGTGAAGGTTTCACTCTAACAAGCAGTGATATTCAAGGTCAATTATCAAAGGAACAGGTTTTTAACGGCTTTGGATGTAAAGGAGATAATATCTCTCCAAAACTTTCTTGGGAAAATGCTCCTAAAGGAACAAAATCTTTTGCTCTTACGGTTTATGATCCGGATGCTCCTACAGGTTCAGGATGGTGGCATTGGGTAGTTTTTGATATTCCTAAAGATAAAATGAGTTTAAAAAAAGGTTTTGGAAACAGTGAAGATAAAACCATTATACAAAGTATTACCGATTACGGTAAAACAGGCTTTGGCGGAGCTTGTCCTCCAATAGGAGATAAACCTCACAGATATATTTTTACTGTTTATGCTCTTGATATAGATAGTTTGGGATTAGATAAAAATGCAAATGCAGCTCATGTAGGTTTTATGCTAAATGCCCACACTTTGGCAAAAGCTTCGATTATATCTTATTATGGTAGATAA
- a CDS encoding DUF2608 domain-containing protein, translating to MKKLSFLLFTLFLPLFIYADAYKSEVASFLELEKIVNKINKPTSTLVVMDDDDTLTMMQCNKSKGDESCQYLGGPAWYDWQDELLENYLNNKKDSKYRVADSQEELLKISTLLFSLNNMPYTDKNIPNILTNLSKKGVRLLVETARGSDNLSATTAQFSNLTTKNGTFIQLIENNSLKYGKNSLSSLASPFLPCNLEKSRAVSYQRGVMYLSGQNKGVMLKCMLSTYKNSPSYKKIDNIVFIDDTLGNVINVYDAFKDDKEYKVHAFHYTAFDKHKNALTQGDKKEIYQEQAYKRWLEIEKVIKSNLLDSTLK from the coding sequence ATGAAAAAATTAAGTTTCCTTCTTTTTACTCTTTTTTTACCTCTTTTTATCTATGCTGATGCTTACAAATCAGAGGTAGCAAGTTTTTTAGAACTTGAAAAAATAGTTAATAAAATCAATAAACCGACATCTACACTTGTTGTTATGGATGATGATGACACTTTGACTATGATGCAGTGTAATAAATCAAAAGGTGATGAATCTTGTCAATATTTAGGTGGTCCTGCATGGTATGACTGGCAAGATGAGTTATTAGAAAATTATCTAAATAATAAAAAAGATTCAAAATACAGAGTTGCAGATTCCCAAGAGGAGTTATTAAAAATATCCACTTTATTATTTAGTTTAAATAATATGCCTTATACAGATAAAAATATTCCAAATATTCTTACTAATCTCTCTAAAAAAGGAGTAAGACTTCTTGTCGAAACAGCAAGAGGGAGTGATAATTTAAGTGCAACCACTGCACAATTTAGCAATTTAACCACAAAAAACGGAACTTTTATTCAACTTATAGAGAATAATTCCCTTAAATACGGCAAAAACAGTCTATCAAGTTTGGCGAGTCCTTTTTTACCTTGTAATCTTGAAAAATCAAGAGCTGTATCATACCAAAGAGGAGTTATGTACCTTTCAGGACAAAATAAAGGAGTAATGCTGAAATGTATGTTATCAACCTATAAAAACAGCCCTTCTTATAAAAAGATAGATAATATAGTTTTTATTGATGATACCTTAGGAAATGTTATAAATGTTTATGATGCTTTTAAAGATGATAAAGAGTATAAAGTGCATGCTTTTCACTATACAGCTTTTGACAAACATAAAAATGCTTTGACACAAGGAGATAAAAAAGAGATTTATCAAGAACAGGCATATAAACGCTGGTTAGAGATAGAAAAGGTTATAAAATCAAATCTTTTAGACTCAACACTTAAATAA
- a CDS encoding MOSC domain-containing protein codes for MKKMAEVLYVKVGKVTKTPLVNNKRKELVSGIKKVPVPKAFLTKTGFKEDEQADLKHHGGENKALFLFSKKTYERINKECNTDFKIDETAHFGENLILSNVCEEDICIGDIYEIGQSLIQITQPRQPCWKLSANTNKKEMTKFIFDSGYTGWYAKVLKEGTISKGDEMKFIKREEEQLTIKILNKLMANPNYDEKLTKKAIISPFLGKPFKESLEKRYKVKQKDKQFEVYHT; via the coding sequence ATGAAGAAGATGGCTGAAGTGCTTTATGTAAAGGTTGGAAAAGTTACAAAAACACCTTTAGTAAATAACAAAAGAAAAGAGCTTGTATCAGGAATAAAAAAAGTTCCTGTGCCAAAAGCCTTTTTGACAAAAACAGGATTTAAAGAGGATGAACAAGCAGATTTAAAACATCACGGCGGAGAAAACAAAGCTCTGTTTTTGTTTTCAAAAAAAACATATGAAAGAATAAACAAAGAGTGTAATACTGATTTTAAAATAGATGAAACAGCACATTTTGGAGAAAATTTAATCCTTTCAAATGTTTGTGAAGAGGATATTTGTATAGGAGATATTTATGAAATAGGACAAAGCCTGATTCAAATAACCCAGCCAAGACAACCCTGTTGGAAACTAAGTGCAAATACAAATAAAAAAGAGATGACAAAGTTTATTTTTGACAGCGGATATACAGGTTGGTATGCAAAAGTCTTAAAAGAGGGGACTATCTCAAAAGGTGATGAAATGAAGTTTATAAAAAGAGAAGAAGAACAGTTGACAATCAAAATTTTAAATAAACTAATGGCAAACCCGAATTATGATGAAAAACTTACAAAAAAAGCGATAATTTCACCTTTTTTAGGAAAACCTTTTAAAGAGTCTTTGGAAAAAAGATACAAAGTAAAACAAAAAGATAAACAGTTTGAGGTTTATCATACGTAA